The Deltaproteobacteria bacterium sequence GCAACAACGTTAAGCTCTGTGGTGTGATTATTGAGATCGACCCAAAAACAGGGCGCTCAAAATCGATAGAACGACTTATGGAAGATATCCCAACATAGCCCGTTGGATCCGATAACTTTGAACTAGGCTCTTAAGCTGAGGGTGTAAACGTTCGGGCGTGAAGCTGGTCATCGCTAAAGAAGAACGCTATTTCTGTTTGTGCATTTTCGAGGCTGTCGGATCCGTGTGCAGCGTTATTACCAATAAATCGACCGAAGCGCGCCCTAATCGTACCTTCTGCCGCTTCCTTCGGGTCGGTGGCGCCCATCAGTTCACGGTTTTTCAATACGGCATTCTCACCTTCAAGAACGCTCACGAAAATAGGTCCCGCCGACATAAACTCTGTGAGTCGCTTGAAGAAATCTTTTCCGTCGTGAACAGCGTAAAATTTCTGAGCCTGCTCAAGGGTGAGGTGGACCAAGCGACCGCCTAGGATGGTTAGGTCATTGGATTCGAAGGTCGCTAGGATTTGTCCGATGTTTCCGTCGGCTACAGCGTCCGGCTTGATAATACTTAAGGTGCGTTCAATCATAAAAACGCAATCCGATTTTGGCGCTCAAATGTAAAGGGTAAAAGGCTGTTTTAGCTTAATTATTCGGCCTTTTCGGGTCTTGAGGCAATAAAAAAGCCCGGCGCTCGTAGTGCCGAGTGCCGGGCTTTCTCAAGTATGAAACGGATTAGCCTTTAATGGCACGCTGTAGCGTACTGGCCAATTCTGCCGGGCTTTGCGTAATGGCAATGCCCGCGTCTTCAAGAGCTGCAAACTTATCGGCCGCAGTCCCTTTTCCGCCAGAAATGATGGCGCCTGCATGGCCCATTCGTTTTCCTGGAGGTGCAGTTGCGCCTGCAATAAATGAAGCCACAGGCTTCTTCATGTTGGCTTTAACCCAAGCAGCAGCCTGCTCTTCATCGGTACCACCGATTTCGCCAAGCATGATGACTGCATCGGTGTCTGGGTCCTCATTGAAGAGCTCCAGGCAGTCGATAAAGTTGGTGCCATTTACAGGGTCACCACCGATGCCGATGCAGGTGGATTGACCGATACCCATAGCCGTAAGCTGGCCTACGGCTTCATAGGTAAGAGTTCCCGAACGAGATACAACCCCAACGCGGCCTTCCTTGTGGATATGGCCGGGCATGATTCCGATTTTGCACTTTCCTGGTGTAATGACGCCAGGGCAGTTTGGTCCAATCAACCGAGTTTTCTTGCCTTCCATAGAGCGCTTGACGCGAACCATGTCCAGTACAGGAATACCTTCAGTGATACAGATTACCAGTGGCATCTCAGCATCTACTGCCTCCATGATTGCATCTGCTGCAAATGGAGGCGGAACATAGATGACAGATGCATTCGCACCCGTTTGTTTGACCGCTTCTTCAACAGTATTGAAGATTGGAGCCTTTTCCTGAAACTTTTGACCACCACGTCCAGGTGTAACGCCTGCTACGAGGTTGGTTCCGTATTCCATCATGAGGCCAGCGTGGAATGAACCAGCTGAGCCTGTGATACCCTGAACAAGTAGTTTGGTGTTTTCATCTACGAGTACACTCATGCTGCACCTCCTGTAGCACTTACGGCCTTATTGGCAGCGTCCAGCATGTCGCCCGCTGGGGTAATGGCTAGGCCACTTTCAGCGAGTATTTTCTTGCCTTGCTCAACGTTGGTGCCTTCTAGGCGAACAACGAGTGGAATCTCGAGGCCAACTTCTTTAGTGGCAGCGATAACGCCATTGGCGATAACGTCGCATTTTGCGATTCCGCCGAAGATGTTCACGAGGATAGCCTTAACGTTCTTGTCAGATAAAATAATCTTAAAGGCAGTTGTGACTTGCTCTGCAGTTGCGCCGCCCCCAACGTCTAGGAAGTTGGCTGGTGCGCCGCCCACGTGCTTGATCATATCCATGGTTGCCATGGCGAGGCCTGCGCCATTTACCAAGCAGCCGATGTTACCATCGAGGCTTACGTAGGAGAGTCCAGCTTCAGTTGCGTCACGCTCTTGTGGATCTTCTTCGTCCTTATCGCGCATCGCTGCGATATCTTTCTGACGGAAAAGAGCGTTGGGGTCGAAATTCAATTTCGCATCCAACGCCATGATGTCACCAGAGCCAGTAACGACGAGTGGGTTAACTTCCATCAAGCTTGCATCGGTTCCCACAAAGCAATTGTAGAGCTTGGTGAAGAGCTTGGCTGCTTGCTTGGCTGTATTACCCTCGAGACCAAGTCCATAAGCAATCTTACGTACGTGGTAACCTTGAACGCCTTCAGCAGGATCTACTGCTACGGTCATGATTTTTTCTGGGGTTTTATCCGCAACTTCTTCGATATCCATACCGCCTTCTGTACTGGCGATGAAGGAAACCATGTTGGTGT is a genomic window containing:
- the ndk gene encoding nucleoside-diphosphate kinase, with translation MIERTLSIIKPDAVADGNIGQILATFESNDLTILGGRLVHLTLEQAQKFYAVHDGKDFFKRLTEFMSAGPIFVSVLEGENAVLKNRELMGATDPKEAAEGTIRARFGRFIGNNAAHGSDSLENAQTEIAFFFSDDQLHARTFTPSA
- the sucD gene encoding succinate--CoA ligase subunit alpha gives rise to the protein MSVLVDENTKLLVQGITGSAGSFHAGLMMEYGTNLVAGVTPGRGGQKFQEKAPIFNTVEEAVKQTGANASVIYVPPPFAADAIMEAVDAEMPLVICITEGIPVLDMVRVKRSMEGKKTRLIGPNCPGVITPGKCKIGIMPGHIHKEGRVGVVSRSGTLTYEAVGQLTAMGIGQSTCIGIGGDPVNGTNFIDCLELFNEDPDTDAVIMLGEIGGTDEEQAAAWVKANMKKPVASFIAGATAPPGKRMGHAGAIISGGKGTAADKFAALEDAGIAITQSPAELASTLQRAIKG
- the sucC gene encoding ADP-forming succinate--CoA ligase subunit beta, which translates into the protein MNIHEFQGKQIFRKYGIPVPEGSVARSADEAAKIAEDLPGDICVVKAQIHAGGRGKGALTENGDVNGVKVCKSVDEARAHAEALLGGTLVTHQTGPAGQKVKQVLVEAGCDIKKELYAAVILDRDTNMVSFIASTEGGMDIEEVADKTPEKIMTVAVDPAEGVQGYHVRKIAYGLGLEGNTAKQAAKLFTKLYNCFVGTDASLMEVNPLVVTGSGDIMALDAKLNFDPNALFRQKDIAAMRDKDEEDPQERDATEAGLSYVSLDGNIGCLVNGAGLAMATMDMIKHVGGAPANFLDVGGGATAEQVTTAFKIILSDKNVKAILVNIFGGIAKCDVIANGVIAATKEVGLEIPLVVRLEGTNVEQGKKILAESGLAITPAGDMLDAANKAVSATGGAA